The sequence below is a genomic window from Ruminiclostridium josui JCM 17888.
ATTTTGAATACTTTGTAAATAGTATAAGGGCTGCCTCAAAATATAAGAGGCAGCCTATTAAAGATTATTTATGCACAATAAATCTTATCGCTTGGTAGTATTTCTATACCGGATTTCAATAATGTTTCTATTGCCGTTTCAGGGTTTTCAACTCTTAAAATAACAAATGCTTCATTGCCTGTTTTTCCTACAAAAGCATACATATACTCAATGCTTATACCATTATCATGAAGAATATCCAATGCCTTTGCAAGTCCTCCTGGCTTATCTTCAACACCAATTGCTATAACACTGGTACAGCTTACGGTAAACTGCTGCTCACTCAAAAAACGTTCAGCATCTTCCGGCTTATTTACAATAAGTCTTAATATGCCGAAATCCGTAGTATCTGCTATAGACATAGCACAGATATTAATGTTATTATCCGCAAGTGTTCTGGTTACATCAGCCAACCTTCCTGATTTGTTTTCTAGAAAAACTGAAATCTGCTTAACAAGCATGGTTAACGGCCTCCTTTATATTTGTTATTGTTAATGAATAACCTAACCCTTAATATATAACCCTTTTGTCAATAACTCTTTTTGCTTTTCCTTCGCTGCGCTGAATGGTTTTTGGTTCAACCAGCTTGATTTTTGCACTTATTCCTAAAGTACTATTAATTTCCTTAGAAATCTTCTTTTCCACATCTTCCAGCTTTTTTACTTCATCCGAGAATAAGCTTGGAGTAATTTCAACCTGAATTTCCAGTGTATCCAAATTGTCTTTTCTATCAACTACCAGCATATAATGAGGTGCAGTCTCTCCAATTGATAATAGAACACTTTCAACCTGTGAAGGGAAAACATTTACACCTCTGATTATGAGCATGTCGTCTGTTCTGCCGGTAACCTTACTCATTCTTACCGCTGTACGTCCACATTCGCATTTATCATAGTTCAATGACGAAAGATCTCTGGTTCTATACCTAATTAACGGTAGGCCTTCTTTTGTAATAGTTGTAAAAACAATTTCCCCTTTTGACCCTTCTGGAAGGACTTCACCTGTGTCAGGATCAATAATTTCCGGGATAAAATGGTCTTCAGGAATATGCATACCATTTTGATAATCACATTCAAATGCAACCCCAGGACCTATTACCTCACTTAACCCGTATATATCAAAAGCTTTAATCTTTAGTCTGTCCTGTATTTCCTGCCTCATACTTTCTGACCAAGGTTCCGCCCCAAAAATACCGGCCTGGAGCTTTAAGTCGCTTCTCTTTATTCCCAGTTCTTCCATCTCCTCAGCCAAATACAAAGCATAAGAAGGTGTACATGCAATATGAGTTGTACCAAAATCCTGCATAATTGAAAGCTGTAACTTTGTATTTCCTGAT
It includes:
- a CDS encoding phenylacetate--CoA ligase family protein, with amino-acid sequence MSCWNQTYECMSREEMRKVQSERLIKTVKRVYENVPTYRKKMQEKGILPGDIKSVDDLKNLPFTYKQDLRDTYPYGLFAVPMSEIVRVHASSGTTGKKTVVGYTKNDLDVWSEVIARTFTAAGAGKDSFLQVSYGYGLFTGGLGAHYGGEKLGATVIPTSSGNTKLQLSIMQDFGTTHIACTPSYALYLAEEMEELGIKRSDLKLQAGIFGAEPWSESMRQEIQDRLKIKAFDIYGLSEVIGPGVAFECDYQNGMHIPEDHFIPEIIDPDTGEVLPEGSKGEIVFTTITKEGLPLIRYRTRDLSSLNYDKCECGRTAVRMSKVTGRTDDMLIIRGVNVFPSQVESVLLSIGETAPHYMLVVDRKDNLDTLEIQVEITPSLFSDEVKKLEDVEKKISKEINSTLGISAKIKLVEPKTIQRSEGKAKRVIDKRVIY
- a CDS encoding ACT domain-containing protein, which translates into the protein MLVKQISVFLENKSGRLADVTRTLADNNINICAMSIADTTDFGILRLIVNKPEDAERFLSEQQFTVSCTSVIAIGVEDKPGGLAKALDILHDNGISIEYMYAFVGKTGNEAFVILRVENPETAIETLLKSGIEILPSDKIYCA